Proteins from one Nicotiana tabacum cultivar K326 chromosome 23, ASM71507v2, whole genome shotgun sequence genomic window:
- the LOC107771701 gene encoding putative late blight resistance protein homolog R1B-16 yields MAAYVALTSLMGTIQQLQLLQSNLDLLDTHVESLNLLYEKVDSLQELLDNFDGEQTKNLQAKVRHIANEAEDEVESQMKVVMDEQHDVLHQKEALESLSEILQRGIENVDSLKEELIKHSQNNTSQAGNSSLGDSSSPRLHASTLENDMVGYNIEQANMLSRLTSGSPELEVISVTGMGGIGKSTFAKKLFSHPSILSFFDIRGWITVSEDYSYRKMLLGLLVDANIGKEEDLDKKSDSDLAVCLKQNLMGRRYLIVVDDIWSKNAWDEISLCLPDDGKRSRVLLTTRDVEVAQYASSPKDPFRMHLLDQEDSWNLFYQNAFTEKGFAIEFEDVGKEVAKNCNGLPLMIAVVAKVLSSKRTLDEWTKVAESVSSLAEVDAYQQCSGVLALSYNHLPSYLKGCFLYFGLFPKASEISMEKLIRLWIAEGLLKVKGMEGLEEVAASHLNFLIDKSLVIVSKRSMDGKIMTCMIHDLVHDFCLKEADSQNLLYIVNTDIDGPLWVIPECCRWVSQQSMGFYFHRRFPDLAYSKLRSFSVNPRTILNVESCHFKLLRVLDLEKKKILDFPVAILDLVLLRYLALMIRRSGKLPISKLLNLQTLIVRPHPIYTSSWKMYSLPNGIWKLFQLRHLHCWCMHLDTPQTVSENEVKNLVLENIQTVSGLIPSCCTKEIFEAIKKVKNLEIAGKAEEFQSEMGWHNNLKYLKELEALMVTVPPGFISNRLPCLINPSSGSFPPNFKKLTLSRTCLPWNCMNIFSKLPNLEVLELKNLACSGNEWEITEMGFPKLKCLLLEDLYLRYWTATNDYFQCLERVCIRECKLLKEIPEGFADSVTLQLIELHKCRRPLVTFAKKIQEKHEELGNNMLKVYVFGSNEV; encoded by the exons ACGAACAACATGACGTACTCCATCAAAAGGAAGCCCTCGAGAGTCTTTCTGAGATCTTACAACGAGGTATTGAAAATGTTGATTCCCTCAAGGAAGAGCTCATCAAGCACAGTCAGAATAACACTTCGCAAGCTGGAAATTCCTCACTTGGTGATTCAAGTTCACCTCGATTGCATGCTTCAACCCTTGAGAATGATATGGTGGGGTACAACATTGAACAAGCAAACATGCTGAGTCGACTCACGAGTGGCTCGCCTGAACTGGAAGTCATCTCTGTTACTGGTATGGGCGGCATTGGTaagtcaacttttgccaaaaagctGTTTTCTCATCCCTCAATTTTGAGCTTCTTTGACATCCGTGGATGGATTACCGTGTCTGAGGACTATAGTTATAGAAAGATGCTTTTAGGCCTCCTAGTAGATGCTAATATTGGGAAGGAAGAAGACCTTGATAAGAAAAGCGATTCAGATTTAGCCGTTTGCTTGAAACAAAATTTAATGGGTCGAAGGTATTTGATTGTTGTGGATGACATATGGAGCAAAAACGCTTGGGATGAGATTAGCCTGTGTCTTCCAGACGATGGTAAAAGAAGTCGGGTACTGTTGACTACTCGAGACGTTGAGGTTGCTCAATATGCTAGCTCTCCGAAGGATCCTTTCAGGATGCATTTACTTGACCAAGAGGACAGTTGGAATTTGTTTTACCAAAATGCGTTTACAGAAAAAGGTTTTGCGATTGAATTTGAGGATGTGGGAAAGGAGGTTGCCAAAAACTGCAATGGTTTACCACTTATGATTGCTGTGGTTGCCAAGGTTCTCTCCAGCAAGAGGACACTGGACGAGTGGACAAAAGTAGCTGAAAGTGTGAGCTCATTAGCAGAAGTTGATGCTTATCAACAATGCTCAGGAGTGCTTGCTTTAAGCTACAATCATCTTCCTTCTTATCTGAAAGGTTGCTTTCTGTATTTTGGACTTTTTCCAAAAGCTAGTGAAATTTCTATGGAAAAGTTGATTAGATTATGGATTGCGGAAGGGCTCCTAAAGGTAAAGGGAATGGAGGGATTGGAAGAAGTGGCTGCTAGTCATTTAAATTTTCTTATTGATAAAAGTTTAGTTATTGTTAGCAAGAGAAGTATGGATGGTAAAATCATGACATGTATGATTCATGATCTTGTTCATGATTTCTGCTTGAAAGAAGCCGACAGCCAGAATCTTCTGTATATTGTGAATACCGATATTGATGGACCTCTATGGGTTATTCCTGAATGCTGCAGGTGGGTGTCACAACAATCAATGGGCTTTTATTTTCACCGTCGATTCCCTGATCTTGCTTATAGCAAATTACGTTCCTTTTCTGTCAATCCTAGAACAATCCTTAATGTTGAGAGCTGTCATTTCAAACTTCTTAGGGTATTGGACTTGGAGAAAAAGAAGATTCTCGATTTCCCCGTAGCTATACTAGACCTAGTTCTTTTAaggtatttggcattgatgattAGGAGGTCTGGAAAATTACCAATTTCTAAACTTCTGAATTTACAAACTCTCATTGTTCGTCCACATCCAATATACACTAGTTCATGGAAAATGTACTCCTTACCAAATGGAATTTGGAAATTATTTCAGTTAAGGCATCTCCATTGTTGGTGTATGCATTTGGACACTCCTCAGACGGTATCAGAAAATGAGGTGAAGAACTTGGTTTTGGAAAACATACAAACTGTTTCTGGGTTGATACCTTCTTGTTGCacaaaagaaatatttgaagCGATTAAGAAAGTAAAGAACTTGGAAATTGCTGGTAAAGCAGAGGAATTTCAGAGCGAGATGGGATGGCATAATAATCTTAAATATTTAAAAGAGCTCGAGGCACTAATGGTTACAGTTCCGCCTGGTTTTATTTCCAACCGGCTGCCGTGTTTAATCAATCCAAGTTCAGGTTCTTTCCCACCAAATTTCAAGAAATTGACACTTAGCCGTACTTGTCTCCCGTGGAATTGCATGAACATTTTTAGCAAGTTGCCCAATCTCGAGGTGCTTGAATTGAAAAATCTTGCCTGCTCAGGCAATGAGTGGGAAATAACAGAGATGGGGTTCCCTAAATTGAAGTGTTTACTCCTTGAGGATCTGTATCTTAGATATTGGACAGCCACCAATGATTATTTCCAATGCCTTGAGCGTGTCTGCATCAGAGAATGCAAACTCTTAAAAGAGATCCCAGAAGGATTTGCAGATAGTGTGACGCTGCAGCTAATTGAATTACATAAATGTCGTCGTCCTCTTGTCACTTTTGCCAAGAAGATCCAGGAAAAGCATGAGGAATTGGGAAACAACATGCTTAAAGTTTATGTCTTTGGTTCAA ATGAAGTTTGA